The Fusarium keratoplasticum isolate Fu6.1 chromosome 8, whole genome shotgun sequence genome includes a region encoding these proteins:
- a CDS encoding G-patch-2 domain-containing protein yields the protein MSEGNKAAAPRIAIKFGAPSNNNSKKLSRPNPPSALGKRPRSHALGGASDSESDDDQHRGRHEKITGFGVDGAETERKAKDARTEKKEYVIARQPNRDWRSEVKAQKKGKNLLPEEARAQQAGVSVETEPADQDKGLKWGLTIKEKAIEDGQGDAEPEATEDAAPKDDASKEPPPKRTADDEAMDALLGNKVEDEKVIHPNEEDAYLRDIKETGEASTLDDYEAMPVEEFGAALLRGMGWDGKPRGAVKEVKRRPNRLGLGAKELKEAEDLGGWNQGGKKNRRPRLDEYRREENKRKDSRRHEDSYKRERERERERDRHGHRDRDRDRDHDRARDYDRHRDRDRHRDYDRDRRR from the coding sequence ATGTCGGAAGGGAACAAGGCTGCCGCGCCGCGGATAGCCATCAAGTTTGGAGCTCCATCGAACAATAATTCAAAGAAACTTTCGAGACCGAACCCGCCCTCTGCCCTTGGCAAGAGACCTCGGTCACACGCCTTGGGAGGCGCCTCCGATTCCGAATCCGACGACGATCAACACCGAGGACGACATGAGAAGATTACGGGGTTCGGCGTGGACGGTGCAGAGACGGagcgcaaggccaaggacgcaAGAACAGAAAAGAAGGAATATGTCATCGCCAGGCAACCGAACCGCGACTGGAGGTCGGAGGTGAAGGCGcaaaagaagggaaagaatTTGCTCCCAGAAGAAGCGAGGGCGCAGCAGGCCGGCGTGTCTGTCGAGACAGAGCCGGCGGATCAGGACAAGGGGCTCAAATGGGGTCTTACGATTAAGGAGAAGGCTATCGAGGATGGGCAAGGAGACGCTGAACCCGAAGCCACCGAGGATGCGGCCCCCAAGGATGACGCGAGCAAGGAACCACCACCTAAACGGACGGCAGATGACGAGGCCATGGACGCGCTATTGGGCAACAAGGTCGAAGACGAAAAGGTCATTCATCCaaacgaggaggatgcttACCTCCGCGACATCAAGGAAACTGGAGAGGCATCTACACTCGACGACTATGAAGCCATGCCTGTGGAGGAGTTTGGTGCGGCCCTCCTCCGCGGTATGGGCTGGGATGGCAAACCACGCGGCGCAGTGAAGGAAGTCAAGCGACGCCCGAAccgacttggccttggagcaaaggagctcaaggaggctgaagaCCTGGGTGGGTGGAATCagggcggcaagaagaacCGCCGGCCACGTTTGGACGAATACCGCCGAGAAGAGAATAAGCGCAAGGACAGCCGACGTCACGAGGATAGCTACAAGCGCGAGcgcgagagggagagggagcgaGACAGGCACGGCCACCGTGATCGTGACCGTGACCGTGACCATGACAGGGCCAGGGACTACGACCGAcatcgagatcgagatcgTCACCGAGACTATGATCGGGACCGGCGGCGATAA
- a CDS encoding Vacuolar import and degradation protein 21 — MTEVGPADLSRLLQSKRNECSSIVTSRKRKLRELFAVATQSEGLPHPVLTNPDAPTTTPAEWQFLQANDIFQGKTLNEVNIPPRPTISLETLKKSLAKSVFIAKESAQPHSVEDVNKQELVKTKDEGKSNGTLPPTKADDGHLQQKPSTPRPLTQTPKTPSVPQEPSQASQVAPPITNGVEKPIPTNGSAPAPANAIAKPTPTVASSSPAPETAPVPRQPQVTFQPGTKGDGAQNGTSTLGKPAQGTGATTAGPGPTALSIKPPTDAVRTSDAMSSPGSTAQSATTPAVHDASTDTSPEHEGPSFSEPVEDKKAGDDVDERDAETNRAERVASPEDLQNRVLNAPPDSAEAQLLQESIRSNAAAEAAAAAAAAAATVAPKSSPTPAAAPAQEDSTMADTDDVASPPASVPAPKTIEQTKTEDVQPASDAKVVSESVPSADVPMNKEIPDSQEEEPEQMDVDVPEPNASAESQSEAAGLPEKVNPSDAPSTPTPVAAEIKPKDTPPKTERAVTRVSSGAMRPKSVSEIVGETPRQTPTLEPVATTKSVENQLTPLTSTPKSPSLRHRHLSVHRRQRSRSQPSTVVFGKQPKRVEEKAMVPSQRDTIQPTEDYYTPLFVQGFAGSSSWMQPIEKILYTANKTVTTPDANLAIQDHQACKVLRRVYHLQQHDKWSLRQPKRCPEPTRPPTHWDVMLQEMKWMRTDFREERKWKRAIAKNLAYACAEWHGATPEERKYLQVPAVIPPKPQQSTDVSMGDAVGETVGDAESQPTPDLVSSGDVESPENLDELMEVFPETVAPSAIFTLQEDDVIFGLRRTAAADQLLEELPMYGTPLQVPKFDLTGPEWDPDAHWRRPALPLSKYVEGHMKLVVDGPPRKRSRFDYQNEDSEDEGETAFVSNDPSPSLPLPAETNEVALFNPEMKHIRDRLHAGHQFRPPSEHPMPLQSFYEGRSPSQWTLAEDDELRSLVREYSYNWSLISSLLTPKSLFTSGAERRTPWECFERWINLEGLPSDMQKTQYFKAYNSRIEAAQRVIMQQNQIAAQQASASGGAVTPVRRRPSTPMRVERRRNQKHLTMIDAMRKLAKKRETTIQKQQHTASQNAANKKTNDPMSQRPTKTPRDYSLLRWERDQALAEKMAQYASRQEAQRRAALQARAQGQAAQMAGTPGVAQAAQTSAQVAAAAAAAVATAANGMNGAGRVNVPNQLAAAAAMAAGQNRARMPMQSPANGMGGVPSHMAGGLVPPNQMTGVQQAQMQALQGQHGRMPMPNPQPDVNLMMRAQRISEQQRAAVQMQQGGPGTPGQGTAGSQQSPPPNMRNGVNGINATAMSQQNFINNAQAMMASFNASNHNGAAPQANGLHMPSGPAGSLAPRPQPQLPASIANQLAQLEGQFRAKNPNITPEQARQLATEHLTRAMMAQRQSAMNAAAGAANGQGALAGSIAATTSPHQYAALLRQQQQQQASQAAGSPGQQHQQAHQQQAQHQAQQHQAQAQPQQKQAQPQPQAQQQAQQAQPQKPQQPQPQQQPTPQQQQQQQHQRQASGSATPSAGK; from the exons ATGACTGAGGTCGGACCTGCCGACCTATCGAGGCTGCTTCAATCTAAGCGCAATGAGTGCAG TTCAATTGTGACGTCGCGGAAGCGAAAGCTTCGCGAGTTGTTCGCTGTCGCGACACAGTCTGAGGGTCTGCCCCATCCAGTCTTGACCAACCCCGACGCGCCGACCACAACACCAGCCGAATGGCAGTTCTTGCAAGCCAATGACATCTTCCA AGGCAAGACGTTGAACGAGGTCAACATCCCTCCGAGACCGACAATCTCCCTCGAGACCCTTAAGAAATCGCTTGCTAAATCGGTATTCATTGCGAAAGAGTCGGCGCAACCCCACTCGGTGGAGGACGTGAACAAACAAGAGTTGGTAAAGACGAAGGATGAAGGAAAGTCGAATGGAACGCTTCCACCCACGAAAGCCGACGATGGCCACCTTCAACAGAAACCCTCGACGCCCAGACCATTGACGCAGACTCCGAAAACTCCCAGTGTCCCACAAGAACCGTCGCAAGCCAGTCAAGTCGCACCACCGATTACGAACGGTGTCGAAAAGCCCATCCCGACAAACGGTTCTGCGCCCGCTCCTGCCAATGCTATCGCGAAGCCAACGCCGACTGTAGCGAGctcttctcctgctcctgaGACCGCACCCGTACCGCGACAGCCTCAAGTCACCTTTCAACCAGGAACCAAAGGCGATGGCGCTCAGAACGGAACCTCCACGTTGGGCAAGCCTGCCCAAGGGACGGGAGCGACTACAGCTGGGCCTGGACCGACCGCATTGTCGATTAAACCCCCTACGGATGCTGTTCGTACTTCGGATGCTATGTCTTCTCCTGGGTCAACAGCGCAGAGCGCAACTACGCCTGCTGTCCATGATGCCTCAACGGACACGAGCCCGGAGCATGAGGGACCTTCTTTCTCGGAACCTGTTGAGGATAAGAAGGCCGGAGATGATGTGGATGAAAGGGATGCCGAAACTAATCGTGCTGAGCGTGTAGCGTCACCCGAGGACTTGCAAAACCGAGTGCTGAATGCGCCCCCAGACTCGGCCGAGGCACAGTTGCTCCAGGAATCTATCCGATCGAATGCAGcggcagaagcagcagcagcggcggcggcggcagcggcgacTGTTGCTCCCAAGTCAAGCCCTACCCCAGCTGCAGCTCCGGCGCAAGAGGATAGTACTATGGCGGATACAGATGATGTGGCgtctcctcctgcttctgtTCCTGCTCCAAAGACGATTGAGCAAACGAAGACGGAAGATGTACAGCCGGCCTCTGATGCCAAGGTTGTGTCAGAAAGCGTACCAAGTGCGGATGTGCCCATGAACAAGGAGATTCCTGAcagccaggaggaggagcctgaaCAAATGGACGTTGACGTACCTGAACCTAACGCAAGTGCTGAAAGTCAAAGCGAAGCAGCCGGGCTACCAGAGAAAGTCAACCCATCTGATGCTCCGTCAACACCGACACCTGTGGCGGCCGAAATAAAACCCAAGGACACCCCGCCGAAAACCGAGCGTGCCGTCACCAGAGTTTCCTCTGGTGCTATGCGCCCCAAGTCGGTCAGTGAGATTGTTGGCGAAACACCTCGGCAAACACCTACTCTGGAGCCCGTTGCAACTACCAAGAGCGTCGAGAACCAGTTGACACCCTTGACTTCTACTCCCAAGTCGCCCAGCTTGAGACACCGTCACCTTTCGGTCCATCGGAGACAAAGATCCAGGAGCCAGCCCTCGACAGTTGTGTTTGGAAAGCAGCCCAAGcgagtggaggagaaggccatgGTCCCCAGCCAGCGCGATACTATCCAACCTACCGAAGACTACTACACCCCTCTGTTCGTCCAGGGCTTCGCGGGCAGCTCCTCATGGATGCAGCCCATTGAGAAGATCCTCTACACCGCGAACAAAACCGTCACGACCCCCGACGCCAACCTTGCTATCCAAGATCACCAGGCCTGCAAGGTTTTACGACGAGTATATCACCTCCAGCAACATGACAAATGGTCTCTGCGACAGCCCAAGCGCTGCCCTGAGCCGACGCGGCCACCGACTCATTGGGATGTGATGCTACAGGAGATGAAATGGATGCGAACGGATTTCAGGGAGGAGCGTAAATGGAAGCGAGCCATCGCTAAGAATCTTGCGTATGCCTGTGCGGAATGGCACGGGGCAACGCCCGAAGAACGGAAATATCTGCAGGTTCCAGCTGTTATCCCTCCCAAACCCCAGCAATCGACTGATGTATCAATGGGCGATGCTGTTGGCGAGACTGTTGGTGACGCTGAAAGCCAACCGACTCCTGACCTCGTCTCTTCTGGAGATGTTGAATCGCCAGAGAATCTGGATGAGCTGATGGAAGTCTTCCCCGAGACGGTTGCACCGTCGGCCATTTTCACGCTCCAAGAAGACGATGTCATCTTTGGTTTGCGTCGAACGGCTGCTGCAGACCAGTTACTGGAGGAGCTTCCTATGTATGGGACGCCCCTTCAAGTACCCAAGTTTGACCTCACCGGCCCTGAGTGGGATCCGGATGCTCATTGGCGACGACCAGCTCTCCCTCTCAGCAAATATGTTGAGGGTCACATGAAGCTGGTCGTGGACGGCCCTCCGAGGAAACGCAGTCGTTTTGATTACCAGAACGAGGATtctgaggacgagggcgagactGCCTTTGTTAGCAACGATCCGTCACCAAGCCTCCCTCTGCCCGCAGAGACTAACGAGGTGGCTCTATTTAACCCTGAAATGAAGCACATTCGTGATAGGTTACACGCTGGCCATCAGTTCAGGCCTCCATCGGAGCATCCTATGCCCTTGCAGAGCTTCTACGAGGGTCGCAGCCCGTCGCAGTGGACActggccgaggacgacgagttACGCTCTCTGGTTCGAGAGTATTCCTACAATTGGTCCCTTATCTCTAGTCTCTTGACCCCCAAGTCCCTCTTTACATCGGGAGCTGAGAGACGAACACCGTGGGAGTGCTTCGAGAGGTGGATCAATCTCGAAGGGCTCCCATCAGACATGCAAAAGACGCAGTACTTCAAGGCTTACAACAGCCGAATCGAGGCCGCCCAGCGTGTCATCATGCAGCAGAACCAGATTGCCGCGCAGCAAGCCAGCGCCTCTGGCGGTGCGGTGACTCCTGTGCGAAGACGACCATCCACACCTATGCGGGTGGAGAGACGTCGTAACCAGAAGCACCTCACCATGATCGATGCTATGCGGAaactggccaagaagcgggAGACGACGAttcagaagcagcagcacaCGGCATCACAGAACGCggccaacaagaagaccaaCGACCCCATGTCGCAACGCCCAACCAAGACCCCAAGAGACTACAGCTTACTTCGATGGGAGCGCGACCAAGCTCTGGCAGAAAAGATGGCGCAGTATGCGTCaaggcaagaagctcaacgacgA GCTGCCTTGCAAGCCAgagcccaaggtcaagctgcCCAGATGGCTGGCACTCCCGGTGTTGCCCAAGCCGCCCAGACTTCAGCTCAAGTGGctgcagcggcggcggcagcagtgGCTACCGCAGCTAACGGCATGAATGGTGCTGGTCGTGTTAATGTTCCTAACCAACttgccgcagcagcagccatggcggccgGGCAGAACCGTGCTCGGATGCCAATGCAGTCTCCGGCTAATGGTATGGGAGGTGTTCCATCACACATGGCTGGCGGTTTGGTGCCACCGAACCAGATGACAGGTGTACAGCAAGCTCAGATGCAGGCTCTACAGGGCCAACATGGCCGCATGCCTATGCCGAACCCACAGCCTGATGTTAATCTGATGATGCGTGCACAGCGCATCTCGGAGCAGCAACGAGCCGCTGTCCAGATGCAGCAAGGCGGACCTGGAACCCCTGGACAGGGAACGGCAGGCTCTCAGCAAAGCCCGCCCCCTAACATGCGGAATGGAGTCAATGGCATCAACGCAACTGCCATGAGCCAGCAGAACTTCATTAACAATGcccaggccatgatggcctcgttCAACGCCAGTAATCACAATGGCGCGGCGCCACAGGCCAACGGGCTTCATATGCCATCTGGCCCTGCCGGCTCGCTTGCTCCACGACCGCAACCACAGCTTCCAGCTAGTATTGCCAACCAGCTTGCGCAGCTCGAGGGGCAGTTCCGAGCTAAGAATCCCAACATTACTCCTGAACAGGCTCGTCAGCTGGCCACTGAGCACTTGACGCGCGCCATGATGGCACAGCGGCAGTCGGCCATGAACGCTGCGGCCGGCGCTGCTAATGGTCAGGGTGCCCTCGCTGGCAGCATTGCGGCCACTACGAGCCCTCATCAATATGCCGCTCTTCTtcgacagcagcagcaacagcaggcGAGTCAGGCGGCTGGCAGTCCTggacagcagcatcaacagGCGCATCAGCAACAagcacaacaccaagctcaacaacaccaggCGCAAGCCCAGCCTCAACAAAAGCAGGCCCAACCTCAGCCGCAAGCTCAACAGCAGGCACAGCAGGCTCAGCCGCAGAAACctcagcagccgcagcctcagcaacaacCGACtccgcagcagcagcaacaacagcagcatcagcgGCAGGCGAGCGGCAGTGCGACACCATCGGCGGGCAAGTGA
- a CDS encoding Sodium/hydrogen exchanger — MAASELAAMSMKLLKRADEESDSEEGDSAKKELFAAWALFISIMLLIIAFLTSYFLQMKKVTAVHETVISIFAGMVVGLTLLITSGDSIRNLISFDYQIFFNLLLPPIILSSGYELHQANFFRNIGTILTFAFAGTFLSAVVIGLILWLFTQLPGSLTITFVDAISVGATLSATDPVTILAIFNTYKVDPKLYTIIFGESILNDAIAIVIFETAQKYNKGEATSYGLVSFFEGTGIFLLVFFASMFIGFFVGVATALLLKFTYLRRTPKIESCLIVLISYATYFFSHGLHLSGIVSLLFCGITMKHYAYFNMSRRTQLTTKFIFQISSQLSENFIFIYLGLALFTDNALQFQPPLIIVTILAVCAARWVAVFPLSKAINWFIRYRAQRRGMEVGDELPYNYQAMLFWAGLRGAVGVALAALLTGENSYALRATVLVVVVLTVIIFGGTTARMLEILGIRTGVVEEIDSDDEFDIETFGGGLQVKRSGTGIGYNPRRNGSVALSALEAGQSASYVSGASSPHTGARPASKSRKNSMRYPDELERSDLLRADDSDIGSDIDTSDLPPPARRSPHPRASPAPPSRPDSAFATPTTETPGGQPITATGAIRQLWAAEDPASVFHQLDEDFIKPKLLLQGDSSRGGNGGPS, encoded by the exons ATGGCTGCCTCAGAGCTCGCCGCCATGAGCATGAAGCTCCTTA AGCGAGCCGACGAAGAGTCCGACTCCGAGG AGGGCGATTCTGCTAAGAAGGAGTTGTTCGCGGCATGGGCGCTCTTCATCTCGATCATGCTGCTCATCATCGCATTCTTGACGAGCTACTTTCTTCAGATGAAAAAGGTCACCGCGGTCCATGAGACAGTGATATCCATCTTTGCTG GAATGGTTGTCGGTCTTACGCTCCTGATAACGTCGGGCGATTCGATTCGAAACCTCATCAGCTTCGATTACcagatcttcttcaacctgcTGCTACCGCCCatcatcttgtcctcggggTACGAGCTGCATCAGGCAAACTTCTTCCGCAACATCGGTACCATCTTGACGTTTGCCTTTGCCGGTACCTTTCTCTCTGCCGTCGTCATTGGCTTGATCTTGTGGCTCTTCACTCAGCTTCCCGGTTCCTTGACAATCACTTTTGTCGACGCTATTTCCGTCGGCGCAACTCTGTCCGCTACCGATCCCGTTACTATtttggccatcttcaacactTATAAGGTCGACCCCAAGCTGTacaccatcatctttggcgagTCCATCCTGAACGATGCTAttgccatcgtcatcttcgaAACTGCCCAGAAGTACAACAAGGGGGAGGCCACTAGTTACGGCCTCGTCAGCTTCTTCGAGGGTACAGGCATCTTCTTGCTGGTCTTCTTCGCCAGCATGTTCATTGGGTTCTTTGTTGGCGTAGCGACTGCCCTCCTGCTCAAGTTCACTTATTTGCGCCGAACCCCCAAGATTGAGAGTTGTCTAATCGTCTTGATCTCTTACGCCACATACTTCTTCTCGCATGGTCTCCATTTGTCTG GTATTGTGTCGTTACTCTTCTGTGGTATCACCATGAAGCACTATGCCTATTTCAATATGTCGAGACGCACGCAGCTTACTACCAAGTTCATCTTCCAGATTTCGTCACAGCTGTCGGAaaacttcatcttcatctacCTAGGCCTGGCTTTGTTCACCGATAACGCCCTGCAATTCCAGCCACCCCTCATCATTGTCACGATCCTGGCTGTCTGCGCTGCCAGATGGGTCGCCGTGTTCCCTCTGTCCAAGGCTATCAACTGGTTCATTCGGTACCGCGCCCAGAGACGAGGTATGGAGGTGGGCGATGAGCTGCCTTACAACTACCAGGCCATGCTCTTCTGGGCTGGTCTACGCGGAGCCGTCGGCGTGGCCCTGGCTGCCCTTCTCACTGGCGAGAACTCGTACGCGCTGAGAGCCACTGTgctggttgtggttgtgcttaccgtcatcatctttggcggtACAACAGCGAGAATGCTTGAGATTCTTGGAATCCGAACTGGAGTtgtggaggagattgacagTGATGATGAGTTTGATATTGAGACCTTTGGCGGTGGTCTCCAGGTTAAGCGCTCCGGGACTGGCATCGGCTATAACCCGCGCAGGAACGGCAGCGTCGCCCTCAGTGCCTTGGAGGCGGGTCAGTCGGCTAGCTACGTATCTGGTGCCTCTTCACCACATACTGGAGCTCGGCCTGCGAGCAAGAGCCGGAAGAACTCGATGCGTTATCCGGATGAGCTGGAGCGCTCTGATCTCCTCCGCGCCGATGATTCTGACATTGGCAGCGACATTGACACGTCTGACCTCCCGCCGCCAGCACGCCGCTCGCCACACCCGCGAGCTAGTCCTGCTCCCCCATCGCGGCCTGATAGCGCATTCGCTACTCCCACGACAGAGACGCCGGGAGGCCAGCCTATCACGGCAACCGGTGCCATCAGACAGCTCTGGGCCGCCGAAGACCCTGCCAGCGTATTCCACCAGCTGGACGAGGActtcatcaagcccaagctgCTTCTACAGGGCGACAGCTCACGGGGCGGTAATGGTGGGCCGAGTTGA
- a CDS encoding Pre-mRNA-splicing factor cwc15, with amino-acid sequence MTTAHRPTFDPARGKEALRGPAYHQRLLPAHTQLKYRQAGQGGDADEGPSRDLAAELLAAEAAHFSKKNGAPALLDDADEDDEASTSGGVKRSLPPAAGEEEDLEAKRRRILAETRDIDADDDSEEDEEDSDDDDDSDDDSDAELQRELDRVRREREERKKKEEAERLKEEQEARERNIALGNPLLNKQDFNMKRRWDDDVVFKNQARGTEDKGKKKEFVNDLLRSDFHRRFMSKYVR; translated from the exons ATGACTACCGCTCACAGACCCACGTTTGATCCC GCCCgtggcaaagaagccctCCGAGGCCCTGCCTACCATCAACGTCTTCTCCCAGCCCACACCCAGCTCAAGTACCGCCAGGCCGGCCAAGGCGGTGACGCCGACGAAGGACCCTCCCGCGACCTCGCTGCCGAGCTCCTCGCTGCCGAAGCCGCCCATTTCTCCAAGAAGAATGGCGCCCCTGCCCTCCtggacgatgccgatgaggacgacgaggccagcaCTTCCGGCGGCGTGAAGCGGTCGCTCCCACCTGCTGctggcgaagaggaggatctggAAGCAAAGAGGAGGCGGATATTAGCAGAGACGAGGGACATTGATGCCGACGACGAtagcgaggaggacgaggaagacagcgatgacgatgacgacagcGATGATGATTCCGATGCGGAACTACAGCGAGAGTTGGATCGCGTGCGGAGagagcgagaggagaggaagaagaaggag GAAGCCGAGAGGCTCAaggaagagcaagaagcccgagaacGAAACATCGCCCTCGGAAACCCACTCCTCAACAAGCAAGACTTCAACATGAAGCGCCGATGGGATGACGACGTCGTCTTCAAGAACCAAGCGCGCGGCACCgaggacaagggcaagaagaaggagttcGTAAAC GACCTCCTCCGATCCGATTTTCATAGGCGCTTCATGAGCAAGTACGTTAGATAA
- a CDS encoding Xylulose kinase, giving the protein MPFLARSRSNSPELPADSKPLYLGFDLSTQQLKGIVVDSDLKVVGEAKVDFDKDFGRKYGIQKGVHVIEETGEVYAPVAMWMESLDLVLERLAEAMPVPLSRIRAISGSCQQHGSVFWNGQAYEILHNLDPRLPLAVQLPGALAHPWSPNWQDQSTQNECDAFDSALGGRQKLAEVTGSGAHHRFTGTQIMRLKKDLPQMYARTAHISLVSSWLASVFLGAIAPMDVSDVCGMNLFDMSRQTFSEPLLELAAGSKRDAINLRKKLGEPCLKGEAILGPVSPYFVDRHGFHPDCQITPFTGDNPGTILALPLRPLDAIVSLGTSTTFLMNTPKYKPDGSYHFFNHPTTDGHYMFMLCYKNGGLARERVRDQLPKPENGPTGWETFNKAVESTPLMGAAKEDDRRKLGLYFYLRETVPNIRAGTWRYSCEPDGSDLQEVKGGWDKETDARMIVESQALSMRLRSQNLVHSPRPGLPAQPRRIYLVGGGSLNPAIARVLGEVLGGSEGVYKLDVGGNACALGGAYKALWAMERQENETFDDLIGKRWTEEGNIQRVDEGFRDGTYQKYGKLLTAFEAMENKILAEEAHAPEEDRRRSEEKV; this is encoded by the exons ATGCCTTTCCTCGCTCGATCCCGCTCCAACTCTCCAGAGCTCCCCGCTGATTCAAAACCCTTGTACCTGGGTTTCGACCTGTCCACCCAGCAGCTCAAAG GTATCGTTGTCGACTCAGACCTCAAGGTCGTTGGTGAAGCCAAGGTCGATTTCGACAAGGACTTTGGGCGCAAATATGGTATCCAAAAGGGTGTCCATGTCATTGAAGAGACGGGTGAGGTTTATGCTCCCGTCGCCATGTGGATGGAGTCGCTTGACCTCGTTCTCGAGCGTCTAGCGGAAGCTATGCCCGTCCCTCTATCCCGCATCCGCGCTATCAGCGGTTCTTGCCAGCAGCACGGTAGTGTCTTTTGGAATGGCCAGGCCTATGAGATACTTCACAACCTCGATCCTCGTCTGCCCCTCGCTGTGCAGCTCCCTGGAGCTCTTGCGCACCCTTGGTCGCCCAATTGGCAAGACCAGAGCACTCAAAACGAATGCGACGCCTTTGACTCTGCTCTCGGTGGTCGACAGAAGCTCGCTGAGGTGACGGGAAGCGGCGCGCACCAT CGCTTTACTGGAACACAGATCATGCGCCTTAAGAAGGATCTCCCTCAAATGTACGCTAGAACTGCTCACATCTCCCTCGTCTCCTCATGGCTCGCCTCCGTATTCCTCGGAGCCATCGCCCCGATGGACGTGAGCGACGTCTGCGGCATGAACCTCTTCGACATGTCCCGTCAGACATTCAGCGAGcctctcctcgagcttgccGCCGGCAGCAAGCGCGACGCCATCAACTTGCGCAAGAAGCTGGGTGAGCCTTGTCTCAAGGGAGAAGCTATCCTTGGCCCCGTCTCCCCGTACTTTGTGGACCGCCACGGCTTCCACCCCGACTGCCAGATCACCCCCTTCACTGGCGATAACCCCGGCACCATCCTCGCTCTTCCTCTCCGACCCCTCGACGCCATCGTCTCTCTCGGCACTTCCACGACCTTCCTCATGAACACCCCCAAGTACAAGCCCGACGGATCCTACCACTTCTTCAACCACCCCACCACCGATGGTCACTACATGTTCATGCTCTGCTACAAGAACGGTGGTCTGGCACGCGAGAGGGTTCGCGACCAGCTTCCCAAGCCCGAGAACGGCCCCACCGGCTGGGAGACGTTCAACAAGGCTGTCGAAAGCACACCCCTTATGGGCGCTGCGAAGGAGGACGACAGGCGCAAGCTTGGCCTGTACTTCTACCTCCGCGAGACCGTCCCCAACATCCGCGCCGGCACCTGGCGCTACTCGTGCGAACCTGATGGTTCTGACCTCCAGGAGGTCAAGGGTGGATGGGACAAGGAGACGGACGCTCGCATGATCGTCGAGTCCCAGGCCCTGTCGATGCGCCTACGCTCTCAGAACCTCGTCCACAGTCCCCGACCTGGTCTGCCCGCCCAGCCTCGCCGCATCTACCTCGTGGGCGGCGGCTCGTTGAACCCTGCCATTGCCCGCGTCCTGGGCGAGGTCCTTGGTGGCAGCGAGGGTGTGTACAAGCTCGATGTCGGCGGCAACGCTTGCGCTTTGGGTGGTGCTTACAAGGCTCTCTGGGCCATGGAGCGCCAGGAGAATGAGACCTTTGATGACCTCATCGGCAAGCGATGGACCGAGGAGGGCAACATCCAGCGCGTCGACGAGGGCTTCCGCGACGGAACCTACCAAAAGTACGGCAAGCTGCTGACTGCATTTGAAGCCATGGAGAACAAGAtcctggccgaggaggctcaCGCACCAGAGGAAGACCGAAGGCGTTCAGAGGAAAAGGTTTAA